One stretch of Clavelina lepadiformis chromosome 6, kaClaLepa1.1, whole genome shotgun sequence DNA includes these proteins:
- the LOC143462673 gene encoding uncharacterized protein LOC143462673 yields the protein MKFNTEPMKRMSVADLQRLEQNLSTWFHMQERQTNIAAAALGLGRPSMCFKPNLACTKATKLVLERHSKAVFDCSSPRKSLCNVLKPLAPKAEVNGDKPRFVKLTDLLDGMNRNKEPKSPRRPFLRPRVIISRSASKNIRDTGNKNVPNNSLPKCEFSSSMIFSPLPLAPPSPLLEANSHPRCKLQKAVKSGLENRSSSSGSQLGFPNMVHMKDNAQHAASKSTSIGSPIKKHRFKRSRSLWKSVTLREHQKKCEERVRALQSQANLLQRKKAILSSFSKQ from the exons ATGAAGTTTAATACAGAGCCAATGAAGAGAATG AGTGTTGCGGACTTGCAACGGCTCGAGCAAAACCTCAGCACTTGGTTCCATATGCAAGAACGGCAGACAAACATTGCAGCAGCCGCACTTGGCCTGGGACGACCATCCATGTGCTTTAAACCCAACTTGGCGTGCACCAAGGCTACAAAACTGGTATTAGAAAGACATTCAAAAGCGGTGTTTGATTGTTCTTCTCCAAGAAAGAGTCTTTGCAACGTTCTGAAGCCGCTCGCGCCCAAAGCAGAAGTTAACGGTGACAAACCGAGGTTTGTGAAACTTACAGATTTATTGGATGGAATGAACAGGAACAAGGAACCGAAGTCTCCGCGACGTCCGTTTCTCCGTCCGCGTGTTATCATCAGCCGTTCCGCCAGCAAAAACATTCGTGATACCGGCAATAAAAATGTTCCAAATAACTCTTTGCCTAAGTGCGAATTTTCTTCTTCGATGATCTTTTCCCCTCTACCCCTAGCTCCTCCATCGCCACTGTTAGAGGCAAACTCACACCCTCGGTGCAAGCTGCAAAAAGCGGTAAAAAGCGGATTGGAGAACAGGAGCTCTTCATCTGGAAGCCAGCTTGGATTCCCTAATATGGTTCACATGAAGGACAATGCTCAACATGCGGCTTCCAAATCAACTTCTATCGGCTCCCCGATAAAGAAGCATCGTTTTAAGCGATCCCGATCCTTGTGGAAATCAGTTACTCTTCGAGAGCACCAAAAGAAATGCGAGGAAAGGGTCCGAGCTCTGCAAAGTCAGGCCAATCTTCTTCAGAGGAAGAAAGCCATTTTATCTTCTTTctcaaaacaataa